In a single window of the Acidobacteriota bacterium genome:
- a CDS encoding carbon-nitrogen hydrolase family protein encodes MRDVVRVATAALPASPDDTSGNLDAIAGAARDAADAGADILLCPELSITGFIPNHPTGDHATWLREALLGARRMAEPLDGRAVGRLTAIARDAHILVAAGLLEDAGAVLFNTHVLAGPDGVLGWWRKMHVPLFEMPFYNGGGAPAVVETPLGRIGVTVCIDAFLPESVRLLAIEGAEIVLFPFAADPAPVSPAGWCAWASPVVRARCVENGVFGVAANVRGDVRFAGVSQRFGGGALIVGPDGLVITSQEQEDGPALLVADLTREAQLDARAAFEYTFRFRRPELYERLARR; translated from the coding sequence ATGCGTGACGTGGTGCGTGTGGCAACGGCGGCGCTGCCGGCTTCTCCTGACGACACGTCGGGCAATCTCGACGCGATTGCCGGTGCGGCGCGGGACGCGGCTGACGCTGGCGCCGACATCCTGTTGTGTCCTGAGCTGAGCATCACCGGCTTCATCCCCAACCATCCGACGGGCGACCACGCGACGTGGCTGCGCGAGGCGCTGCTCGGCGCGCGACGCATGGCCGAGCCGCTCGATGGGCGGGCCGTCGGTCGCCTGACAGCCATCGCGCGCGACGCGCACATCCTCGTGGCCGCGGGTCTCCTGGAGGATGCGGGCGCCGTGCTGTTCAACACGCACGTCCTCGCCGGGCCGGACGGCGTGCTGGGCTGGTGGCGCAAGATGCACGTCCCGCTGTTCGAGATGCCGTTCTACAACGGCGGCGGCGCGCCCGCGGTGGTAGAGACGCCGCTTGGACGCATCGGCGTCACAGTCTGCATCGACGCGTTCCTGCCCGAATCCGTGCGGCTGCTCGCCATCGAGGGCGCAGAAATCGTGCTGTTCCCCTTTGCCGCCGATCCCGCGCCCGTTTCACCCGCCGGATGGTGCGCCTGGGCGAGCCCCGTCGTGCGGGCTCGCTGCGTGGAGAACGGCGTATTCGGCGTGGCAGCCAACGTCCGCGGTGACGTGCGGTTCGCCGGGGTGTCGCAGCGCTTCGGCGGCGGCGCGCTCATCGTGGGGCCGGACGGGCTGGTGATCACCAGCCAGGAGCAGGAGGATGGTCCGGCCCTGCTCGTTGCCGATCTGACGCGCGAGGCGCAGCTCGACGCGCGGGCGGCGTTCGAGTACACATTCCGTTTCCGTCGGCCCGAACTCTACGAACGGCTCGCCCGGCGATGA
- a CDS encoding metallophosphoesterase, with protein sequence MAGLTGLALACAPASAPAPAPASVEPYVFLQLSDPQFGMFTADKDFAQETVNFEQAVAHVNRLRPAFVVITGDLVNTPGDAAQMQEYDRIRRTIDASIPVYEMAGNHDVENAPTPQALAAYRARYGQDRYTFRHENLLGIVLNSSLIHTPTAAPQEAAEQEAWLRTQLDAARRDAPRHIVVFQHHPWFLTSAGETDDYFNIPLARRTPLLALLRDAGVKTLVSGHYHRNAGAIDGGFESIVTGAVGMPLGGSRSGLRAFRVTESAITHRFHALDEVPDAIDPRGTF encoded by the coding sequence ATGGCGGGACTGACTGGTCTGGCGCTTGCCTGCGCACCTGCGTCCGCGCCAGCGCCTGCGCCTGCGTCAGTCGAGCCTTACGTGTTCCTGCAGCTCAGCGACCCGCAGTTCGGAATGTTCACGGCAGACAAGGACTTCGCGCAGGAAACCGTGAACTTCGAGCAGGCCGTCGCACACGTCAACCGCCTGCGGCCCGCGTTCGTGGTGATCACCGGCGATCTGGTGAACACGCCCGGCGACGCGGCGCAGATGCAGGAGTACGACCGCATTCGCAGGACGATCGATGCATCAATCCCCGTGTACGAGATGGCGGGCAATCACGACGTGGAGAACGCGCCCACGCCGCAAGCCCTCGCGGCGTATCGGGCACGCTACGGGCAGGACCGCTACACGTTCCGCCACGAGAACCTGCTGGGGATCGTGCTGAACTCGTCGCTGATTCACACGCCGACGGCGGCGCCGCAGGAGGCGGCCGAACAGGAGGCCTGGCTGCGCACGCAACTCGACGCGGCACGCCGGGACGCGCCGCGCCACATCGTCGTCTTCCAGCACCACCCGTGGTTCCTGACGTCGGCGGGTGAGACCGACGACTACTTCAACATCCCGCTCGCGCGCCGCACGCCGCTGCTCGCGCTGCTGCGCGACGCCGGCGTGAAGACGCTCGTGTCCGGCCACTATCATCGCAACGCCGGCGCGATCGACGGGGGATTCGAGTCGATCGTCACCGGCGCCGTGGGGATGCCGCTCGGCGGGTCGCGGTCGGGCCTGCGCGCGTTCCGCGTGACGGAGTCGGCCATCACGCATCGCTTCCACGCGCTCGACGAGGTGCCAGACGCGATCGATCCGCGCGGAACGTTCTGA
- a CDS encoding DUF1800 domain-containing protein, with amino-acid sequence MARGREQDIEHLLRRVAFGATEADVAAYARLGPLGFGTALARLLDYADIPDDVDDRIGQPGYVGVTARGVFQPAASIVDARQRWLFRMVHSQRPVEEKMALFWHNHFATAYSKIAGEVGAAEATRLLAAKPSEDAAGVTGQLELFRRHALGNFRDLLVAVAQDPAMLFWLDGRTNVRARPQENFARELMELFTMGVGTFVEADVYAGARAFTGWNLSRPGTDATRRYAFAFNAGQHDTAAKEFSFAIYPGGDRTIAARSGSSGIQDGLDLIDAVARHPATGPRLARKLYAYFINDVDAPDEALVNEVASVYYATGFEVAPMVRRLLLSRQFADPANHYRRYSWPAEFVVRSLKEVGWNGFSVGAALTPLANMGQQLLDPPDVNGWDLGRGWFSTGAMLARMNFAATLASNQKFNLRDVLRTDAATPSGLVSGVLDRLSSDEMDGMRVTALTDYVTFGGAWSASDAQIANKSAGLVHLVLGSGEYQFI; translated from the coding sequence GTGGCCCGAGGGCGAGAACAGGACATCGAGCACCTGCTGCGGCGCGTCGCGTTCGGCGCCACCGAAGCCGACGTCGCCGCGTACGCGCGCCTCGGTCCCCTCGGCTTCGGCACCGCCCTCGCGCGACTCCTCGACTATGCCGACATCCCTGACGATGTCGACGACCGCATCGGACAGCCCGGGTATGTCGGCGTCACGGCGCGCGGCGTGTTCCAGCCTGCGGCCAGCATCGTCGATGCCAGACAGCGCTGGTTGTTCCGCATGGTGCACAGCCAGCGCCCGGTCGAAGAGAAGATGGCGCTCTTCTGGCACAACCACTTCGCCACCGCGTACTCCAAGATCGCGGGTGAAGTCGGAGCAGCCGAAGCCACCCGCCTGCTCGCCGCCAAGCCCTCCGAAGACGCGGCGGGCGTGACGGGCCAGTTGGAGCTGTTCCGTCGGCACGCGCTTGGCAATTTTCGTGATCTGCTGGTGGCCGTTGCACAGGACCCGGCGATGCTCTTCTGGCTCGACGGCCGGACCAACGTGCGGGCGCGGCCGCAGGAGAACTTCGCGCGGGAGTTGATGGAACTGTTCACGATGGGCGTCGGGACGTTCGTCGAAGCCGACGTCTACGCCGGGGCGCGCGCATTCACTGGATGGAACCTCTCGCGGCCGGGCACCGATGCCACGCGGCGATACGCCTTCGCGTTCAACGCGGGGCAACACGATACGGCTGCCAAGGAGTTCAGCTTCGCCATCTATCCCGGCGGCGACCGCACGATTGCGGCGCGGAGCGGGTCGTCGGGAATCCAGGATGGCCTCGACCTCATCGATGCGGTCGCGCGCCATCCGGCGACCGGCCCGAGGCTGGCGCGCAAGCTGTACGCGTACTTCATCAACGACGTGGACGCGCCAGACGAGGCGCTGGTCAACGAAGTTGCCTCCGTCTACTACGCTACCGGTTTCGAGGTCGCGCCGATGGTACGCCGGCTCCTGCTGTCGCGGCAGTTCGCCGATCCGGCCAATCACTACCGGCGCTACTCGTGGCCGGCGGAGTTCGTCGTGCGCTCCCTCAAGGAGGTCGGCTGGAACGGCTTCTCGGTCGGGGCCGCGCTCACGCCGCTTGCCAACATGGGTCAGCAACTGCTCGATCCTCCGGACGTCAACGGGTGGGACCTTGGTCGCGGCTGGTTCTCCACCGGCGCGATGCTCGCGCGGATGAACTTTGCCGCCACTCTGGCGAGCAACCAGAAGTTCAACCTCCGCGACGTGCTGCGCACCGACGCCGCCACGCCGTCGGGCCTGGTCTCGGGTGTCCTAGACCGACTGTCGTCTGACGAGATGGACGGCATGCGCGTGACCGCGCTCACCGACTATGTGACGTTTGGCGGTGCGTGGTCCGCCTCGGACGCACAGATTGCCAACAAGTCGGCCGGCCTCGTGCACCTGGTCCTCGGATCGGGCGAGTACCAGTTCATCTGA
- a CDS encoding DUF1501 domain-containing protein: protein MTRREFVRGGVAAFTIGFSAPSFVSDLALAQGQRRRNLVVLYLSGGNDALSTVIPYTDAQYYARRPTLAVPAANVLQIGSDRAGNALGLHPRLSNLQSIFRDGRLAVMQRTGYPNSSRSHFQGTDIWSTADPKSPQGTGWLGRYLDSLPAPVDPLVGWSTARETPRTLLSRTVGVPSIPDAQQYAFASPNGGADAVAARATAMQLSSHLAVDPPHLSFVNATAQAAFATLDRVGQVATYSPSVTYPNNGLALALRMVAGAMVKEVGTRVFWVQTGGFDTHSGQDPNAANGTYANLMSTLDVSLSAFYRDLLNQGLLGDTLVLQFSEFGRRIDENGSRGTDHGAAGVMLALGGGIRGGIYGTAPSLRGTPDNITLENEGRDVRHETDFRSVYATVIDQWLGADSVALLNGDFRGGPAIL from the coding sequence ATGACCAGACGTGAGTTCGTGCGCGGCGGAGTCGCGGCCTTCACGATCGGTTTTTCCGCACCGTCGTTTGTGTCCGACCTCGCCCTGGCGCAGGGTCAGCGGCGCCGCAACCTCGTCGTCCTGTACCTGAGTGGCGGCAACGATGCACTGAGCACGGTCATCCCCTACACCGATGCGCAATACTACGCGCGCCGGCCGACGCTGGCCGTGCCTGCTGCCAACGTCCTGCAGATCGGATCGGACCGCGCGGGAAACGCCCTAGGTCTCCATCCGCGATTGTCGAACCTGCAGTCGATCTTCCGGGATGGCAGGCTGGCGGTGATGCAGCGCACCGGGTATCCCAACTCGAGCCGCTCGCACTTCCAGGGGACCGACATCTGGTCGACCGCCGACCCGAAATCGCCACAGGGAACTGGGTGGCTTGGGCGCTATCTCGATAGCCTGCCGGCGCCGGTCGACCCGCTGGTGGGGTGGTCCACGGCCAGGGAGACTCCGCGCACGCTGCTGTCGCGCACCGTCGGCGTGCCCTCGATTCCAGACGCGCAGCAGTATGCGTTTGCCAGCCCGAATGGCGGCGCAGACGCCGTGGCGGCGCGCGCCACCGCCATGCAGTTGTCGTCCCACCTGGCGGTCGATCCCCCGCACCTGTCATTCGTCAATGCCACCGCGCAGGCGGCCTTCGCCACGCTCGATCGCGTCGGCCAGGTCGCGACCTACAGCCCGAGCGTCACGTATCCCAACAACGGCCTCGCTCTGGCGTTGCGCATGGTGGCCGGCGCGATGGTGAAAGAGGTCGGCACGCGCGTCTTCTGGGTGCAGACAGGGGGGTTCGACACACATTCAGGCCAGGACCCCAACGCCGCAAACGGGACGTACGCCAACCTGATGTCGACGCTCGACGTGTCGCTTTCGGCGTTCTACAGAGACCTCCTGAACCAGGGCCTGCTCGGCGACACGCTCGTCCTGCAATTCTCCGAGTTCGGTCGCCGCATCGACGAGAACGGCAGCCGGGGCACCGACCACGGTGCGGCCGGCGTCATGTTGGCGCTCGGCGGCGGGATACGGGGCGGGATCTATGGAACGGCTCCGAGCCTGCGCGGCACGCCAGACAACATCACCCTCGAGAACGAGGGCCGCGACGTCCGTCACGAAACCGATTTCCGGTCGGTCTACGCCACGGTCATCGACCAATGGCTCGGCGCCGACTCGGTGGCCCTCCTGAACGGCGACTTCCGCGGCGGGCCGGCCATCCTTTGA
- a CDS encoding PorT family protein encodes MTRRLPDAPLSRGTDTLDLPRGRVSRVWPVGGHLLAACAILLAGGTHAFGQGLEVGVKGGVNLASITFDEDGPSVAPHVGAVGGGFVVIPLTSVLSAQVEGLYSAKGVRLTEAGIDSSLRVEYLELPLLARFTRRGSTRNYHVAAGPALGWRLRARSRVDFGSVVEEFDLTDDVERFDIGIAVAAGVDFARLTVDARYTFGVRDIDADRTDTVVMKNRAASITVGLRF; translated from the coding sequence ATGACACGACGCCTACCTGACGCACCACTTTCGCGGGGCACCGACACGCTGGACCTGCCACGGGGGCGTGTGTCTCGCGTCTGGCCGGTGGGAGGTCACCTCCTGGCGGCGTGCGCCATCCTGCTTGCCGGCGGCACACACGCCTTCGGCCAGGGCCTGGAGGTCGGAGTCAAGGGCGGCGTCAATCTCGCCTCGATCACTTTCGACGAAGACGGCCCCTCGGTAGCGCCCCACGTCGGCGCGGTTGGCGGCGGGTTCGTCGTGATCCCGCTCACGTCGGTCCTGTCGGCGCAGGTCGAAGGTCTCTATTCGGCCAAGGGCGTTCGGCTCACCGAGGCCGGCATCGACTCGTCGCTGCGGGTCGAGTATCTTGAACTGCCCCTGCTGGCCAGGTTCACGCGCCGCGGCTCGACGCGCAATTACCATGTTGCGGCGGGGCCTGCGCTCGGTTGGCGGCTCCGCGCGCGCAGCCGTGTCGATTTCGGCTCGGTGGTCGAGGAGTTCGACCTGACTGATGACGTGGAACGGTTCGACATCGGCATCGCAGTGGCGGCGGGCGTCGATTTCGCGCGGCTGACCGTCGACGCGCGCTACACCTTCGGCGTGCGCGACATCGACGCGGATCGGACCGACACAGTGGTGATGAAGAATCGCGCGGCCTCAATCACCGTCGGGCTCAGGTTCTGA
- a CDS encoding DsbA family oxidoreductase, which produces MTIEVYSDIVCPWCYIGERRLERALASLPPGERVDVVFRPYQLDPGASETAVPLLDHLQRRFGARTQGMLDAVTQAAESEGLTLAWDRALSANTRTAHRLLQWALREGGPEVQRKLVDALFALHFTNGGNVADNEQLVAAAASVGLDADGARAYLASDEGVSELEAELDKARALGITSVPTFVIDGRYAVQGAQPASTFVSVLEQVRSTREASTASPGDSCTDGACAI; this is translated from the coding sequence ATGACGATCGAGGTCTATTCCGACATCGTGTGCCCGTGGTGCTACATCGGTGAACGGCGGCTCGAACGCGCTCTTGCGTCGCTCCCGCCGGGCGAGCGGGTCGACGTCGTGTTCCGCCCGTATCAGCTGGATCCCGGCGCATCCGAGACGGCCGTGCCGCTGCTGGACCATCTCCAGAGGCGATTCGGCGCGCGCACGCAGGGCATGCTCGACGCGGTGACGCAGGCCGCCGAGAGCGAAGGCCTCACGCTGGCATGGGACCGCGCGCTCTCGGCCAACACGCGCACCGCACATCGCCTGCTGCAGTGGGCGTTGCGCGAAGGCGGACCGGAGGTCCAGCGGAAGCTGGTCGATGCGCTTTTCGCACTGCACTTCACGAACGGCGGCAACGTTGCGGACAACGAGCAACTCGTCGCCGCCGCAGCCTCCGTCGGTCTCGACGCGGACGGTGCGCGAGCATATCTCGCCTCGGACGAGGGCGTGTCGGAACTGGAGGCCGAGTTGGACAAGGCGCGCGCGCTCGGCATCACGTCGGTGCCGACGTTCGTGATCGACGGTCGCTACGCCGTCCAGGGCGCGCAGCCGGCCTCGACGTTCGTCAGCGTCCTCGAGCAGGTGCGCTCGACGCGTGAGGCATCGACGGCGTCACCCGGCGACTCGTGCACCGACGGCGCGTGCGCCATCTGA
- a CDS encoding LLM class flavin-dependent oxidoreductase produces the protein MFPLSVLELGRVREGSTRRAALDEARDLGRHVEQLGYRRIWVAEHHNTPAVTTAATSLVIAHIAAGTNTIRVGAGGIMLPNHAPYVIAEQFGTLATLFPGRIDLGLGRAPGTDQVTLGALRRDPSSADTFPQDVLELQRFLAPTVPGQRVEAVPGSGTEVPLFILGSSLFGAQLAAQFGLPYAFASHFAPQWLDRAIALYREQFTPSPQLGAPYMIVGVNAIAAATDGQARRLWTSQQMSFADLLRGTRRVMQPPIDDIDTYWAPHEVAHASQMLACSVVGSVDTVRAGLEALVERTGADELIVVSDVFDVAARLRSFELIANAARDVRPRTTRQPDGVGSGPIQSS, from the coding sequence GTGTTCCCCCTGTCGGTACTCGAACTCGGACGCGTGCGTGAAGGCTCCACGCGCCGCGCGGCGCTGGACGAGGCGCGCGATCTGGGCCGTCATGTCGAGCAACTCGGCTACCGCCGCATCTGGGTCGCCGAGCACCACAACACGCCCGCGGTGACCACGGCGGCGACATCGCTCGTCATCGCGCACATCGCCGCGGGCACGAACACGATCCGCGTGGGTGCCGGCGGCATCATGCTGCCCAACCACGCCCCGTACGTAATCGCGGAGCAGTTCGGCACGCTCGCGACGCTGTTCCCCGGACGGATCGACCTTGGACTCGGTCGCGCACCCGGAACCGATCAGGTCACGCTGGGGGCCTTGCGGCGCGATCCGTCGAGCGCCGACACGTTCCCGCAGGACGTCCTCGAACTGCAGCGATTCCTGGCGCCGACGGTGCCGGGACAGCGGGTCGAAGCCGTACCCGGATCCGGAACGGAGGTGCCGCTCTTCATCCTCGGATCGAGCCTGTTCGGTGCGCAGCTGGCAGCGCAGTTCGGACTGCCGTACGCATTCGCGTCGCACTTCGCGCCACAGTGGCTCGATCGGGCGATCGCGCTCTACCGGGAGCAGTTCACGCCGTCGCCGCAGCTCGGCGCGCCGTACATGATCGTCGGCGTCAACGCGATCGCGGCAGCGACAGACGGGCAAGCACGGCGACTGTGGACGTCGCAGCAGATGTCGTTCGCGGATCTGCTCCGCGGCACGCGTCGCGTCATGCAGCCGCCCATCGACGACATCGACACCTACTGGGCACCGCACGAAGTCGCCCACGCCTCGCAGATGCTCGCCTGCAGCGTGGTCGGCAGCGTCGACACGGTACGCGCCGGTCTCGAAGCCCTCGTGGAGCGGACCGGGGCCGACGAACTGATCGTCGTGTCAGACGTGTTCGACGTCGCCGCACGCCTGCGCTCGTTCGAACTCATCGCCAACGCCGCCCGCGACGTCCGCCCACGCACCACCCGTCAGCCCGATGGTGTCGGCAGCGGCCCGATCCAGTCGTCCTGA
- a CDS encoding TrmH family RNA methyltransferase: MHRSSLPVVVALDNIRSLYNTGAFFRTADACAIERLLLCGITPRPDQGTKQRHAIAKTALGAELTVPWDYHQDTSAALAAEAARGYHVVAVETSADAMDLYEWEPQWPVCLVFGHEKEGVSAGIAAQIGAYVRIPMLGEKRSLNVATAAGVVLYELVRRRGSHVRVIEGRPAPTARA; encoded by the coding sequence GTGCACCGCTCGTCCCTTCCTGTCGTCGTCGCGCTCGATAACATCCGCAGCCTCTACAACACCGGCGCGTTCTTCCGCACGGCGGACGCGTGCGCGATCGAGCGGCTGCTGCTCTGCGGCATCACGCCGCGTCCCGATCAGGGGACGAAGCAGCGGCACGCGATCGCCAAGACCGCGCTCGGCGCGGAGCTGACCGTGCCCTGGGACTATCACCAGGACACGAGCGCTGCGCTCGCCGCCGAAGCCGCGCGCGGCTATCACGTCGTTGCTGTGGAGACGTCAGCCGATGCGATGGATTTGTACGAGTGGGAACCGCAGTGGCCGGTCTGCCTGGTATTCGGCCACGAGAAGGAAGGCGTCAGCGCCGGCATCGCCGCGCAGATCGGCGCATACGTCCGCATCCCGATGCTGGGAGAGAAGCGATCGCTGAACGTCGCGACCGCGGCGGGAGTGGTGCTGTACGAGCTGGTCAGGCGGCGCGGGTCCCACGTCCGGGTCATTGAAGGAAGACCTGCACCAACTGCACGAGCGTGA
- a CDS encoding DUF885 family protein, with the protein MSRSFVGRRLMSLALCAGVVLVPVSARTQPDTRSADARLRALYTEEWNWRQRDQGRRGDEPGEAGASDRLPRVDAASQDARLAHWTRTLEALDGIPFDELSPEEKVNAQVLRASTRALVNDVTFRVHEAPFNGDTFFWTSFTPRQGFGTADAYRAYLGRLRDVPRYFDDQTTNMRAGLARGFTVPRVSVLGRDKTIEPYVKGDTTNPLYAPFTQMPAVIPAADQATMRDDAAAVIRNVVAPAYDRLLTFMRTEYLARARTTIGASEMPEGHAYYKAMIEKFTTLDLTAKEIHEIGLKEVARIKAEMEETKGRANFTGTLAEFFEFLRTDPQFYAKTPRELLAYAAYVSKKADWKLAETIGFLPRRRHGIRPVPDAIAPIYTGGRGGLDACLMNTYNLPARPLYTLAALTLHECTPGHSFQAALALEGPERPPFRRGTSFSSYGEGWGLYTEWLGTVMGIYETPYEDFGRLTYEMWRAARLVIDTGIHQFGWTREQAMDYLRSNAALSEHEITTEVERYIAWPGQALAYKLGEIQIRRHRREAEEKLGPKFDQRHFHDMILAIGSVPLPVLEERVAQFIADGGVNPSTTSRP; encoded by the coding sequence ATGTCCAGATCCTTCGTCGGCCGCCGGCTGATGTCACTCGCCCTCTGCGCCGGTGTCGTCCTCGTGCCGGTGTCCGCACGGACGCAACCCGATACGCGCTCGGCAGACGCACGGCTCCGTGCGCTCTACACCGAGGAGTGGAACTGGCGGCAGCGTGATCAGGGGCGGCGAGGCGACGAGCCTGGTGAGGCCGGGGCCAGCGACCGTCTGCCGCGTGTCGATGCCGCCTCCCAGGACGCCAGACTGGCCCATTGGACGCGCACGCTGGAGGCGCTGGACGGCATCCCGTTCGACGAGCTCTCACCCGAAGAGAAGGTGAACGCGCAGGTCCTGCGCGCCTCGACTCGCGCGCTCGTCAACGACGTGACGTTCCGCGTCCACGAAGCGCCGTTCAACGGCGACACCTTCTTCTGGACCTCGTTCACGCCACGCCAGGGGTTCGGCACCGCGGACGCGTATCGCGCCTATCTCGGACGCCTCCGCGACGTGCCACGCTACTTCGACGACCAGACCACCAACATGCGGGCCGGCCTCGCGCGCGGCTTCACCGTGCCGCGCGTGTCGGTGCTCGGACGCGACAAGACCATCGAGCCCTATGTGAAGGGCGACACGACCAATCCGCTGTACGCGCCGTTCACGCAGATGCCCGCCGTCATTCCGGCGGCCGACCAGGCGACGATGCGCGACGACGCCGCGGCGGTGATCCGGAACGTGGTCGCTCCGGCGTACGACCGGCTCCTCACGTTCATGCGCACGGAATACCTGGCCAGGGCACGTACCACCATTGGCGCGAGCGAGATGCCCGAGGGCCACGCGTACTACAAGGCGATGATCGAGAAGTTCACCACGCTCGACCTGACGGCGAAGGAGATCCACGAGATTGGCCTGAAAGAGGTGGCCCGCATCAAGGCCGAGATGGAGGAGACCAAAGGACGGGCGAACTTCACCGGGACACTGGCCGAGTTCTTCGAGTTCCTGCGCACCGATCCGCAGTTCTACGCGAAGACGCCGCGCGAGCTGCTGGCGTACGCGGCTTACGTGTCGAAGAAGGCCGACTGGAAACTCGCCGAGACCATCGGCTTTCTGCCTCGGCGGCGGCATGGCATCAGGCCGGTTCCCGACGCGATCGCGCCCATCTACACCGGCGGGAGGGGCGGCCTCGACGCCTGCCTGATGAACACCTACAACCTGCCCGCACGGCCTCTCTACACACTCGCGGCACTGACGCTGCACGAGTGCACGCCTGGGCACAGCTTTCAGGCCGCGCTCGCGCTCGAGGGTCCCGAGCGTCCGCCGTTCCGCCGCGGCACGTCGTTCTCGAGCTACGGCGAAGGCTGGGGGCTCTACACCGAGTGGCTCGGCACGGTCATGGGCATCTACGAGACGCCCTACGAGGACTTCGGCAGGTTGACGTACGAGATGTGGCGTGCCGCGCGGCTGGTCATCGATACCGGCATTCACCAGTTCGGATGGACGCGTGAGCAGGCGATGGATTACCTGCGCTCAAACGCCGCGCTCTCGGAGCACGAGATCACCACGGAGGTCGAGCGCTACATCGCCTGGCCCGGACAGGCGCTCGCCTACAAGCTCGGCGAGATCCAGATCCGCCGCCATCGCCGCGAAGCGGAGGAGAAGCTGGGCCCGAAGTTCGACCAGCGGCACTTCCACGACATGATCCTCGCGATCGGCTCAGTGCCGCTGCCCGTGCTGGAGGAGCGCGTCGCACAGTTCATCGCGGATGGCGGCGTGAATCCATCCACGACTTCCAGGCCCTAG
- a CDS encoding RraA family protein, translating to MYGRPLVPDALLDRLAYVSLEEAWGTVTSAGYHNKYEGGWEIIHPDRKMIGRALTAAFLPASPDLEKRMQVSATEQGLRGAMNQYPIYMLAKRDVYVADGFGKVKDGTLIGDNLAQAIHTNSGNGPVFFGAARDLAGMREIEGFNAWVKAWHPSYIREMMLASINAPIRIGEAVVLPGDAVLATESGVLFIPPHLVERVVRASESVRLTDTFRIQRIREGRYTLAQTYGAKWTPEIDDDYYAWLQSDRGRLEREIGVPVAVIDDIIARRKRD from the coding sequence ATGTACGGGCGTCCGCTCGTGCCCGACGCGCTGCTCGATCGCCTGGCCTACGTCTCGCTCGAAGAGGCGTGGGGCACGGTGACGTCTGCCGGCTACCACAACAAGTACGAAGGCGGCTGGGAGATCATCCATCCCGATCGGAAGATGATTGGCCGCGCGCTGACGGCCGCCTTCCTGCCGGCCAGCCCGGACCTCGAGAAGCGCATGCAGGTCAGCGCCACCGAGCAGGGGTTGCGGGGCGCCATGAACCAGTACCCGATCTACATGCTGGCGAAGCGCGACGTCTACGTCGCCGACGGCTTCGGCAAGGTGAAGGACGGCACGCTCATCGGCGACAACCTGGCGCAAGCCATCCACACGAACTCGGGCAACGGCCCGGTGTTCTTCGGGGCGGCGCGCGACCTGGCGGGCATGCGCGAGATCGAGGGCTTCAACGCCTGGGTCAAGGCGTGGCACCCGTCCTACATCAGGGAGATGATGCTGGCCTCCATCAACGCGCCGATCCGCATCGGCGAGGCCGTGGTCCTGCCTGGTGACGCCGTGCTCGCCACCGAGAGCGGCGTCCTGTTCATTCCCCCGCACCTGGTCGAGCGTGTCGTCCGCGCCTCGGAGTCCGTTCGCTTGACCGACACGTTCCGCATCCAGCGCATCCGCGAGGGCCGGTACACGCTCGCGCAGACCTACGGCGCGAAATGGACGCCGGAGATCGACGACGACTACTACGCGTGGCTGCAGAGCGACCGCGGGCGCCTGGAGCGCGAGATCGGCGTCCCTGTCGCCGTCATCGACGACATCATCGCCAGGCGGAAGCGCGACTGA